Proteins from one Microcoleus sp. FACHB-672 genomic window:
- a CDS encoding lysophospholipid acyltransferase family protein, whose translation MTKTREPVESLILYHLFKWSVVAPVLHTYLRGRIYGAENVPKEGPLIVVCNHASYFDPPIVSSSLQRPVAFMAKEELFQVPILKQVIELYGAYPVSRGAGDRKAIRAALTSLENGWATGVFLQGTRTTDGRITEPKLGAALIAAKAKVPLLPVSLWGTEAILHKGSTMPRPVPVTVRIGQLIDTPSSSNREELEEVTRQCTEAINGMLDLGR comes from the coding sequence GTGACCAAAACCCGTGAACCTGTTGAGAGTTTAATTCTCTACCACTTATTTAAGTGGTCAGTCGTTGCGCCGGTGCTCCACACTTATCTTCGGGGTCGCATTTATGGTGCAGAGAATGTGCCAAAAGAAGGGCCACTGATTGTGGTGTGCAACCATGCCAGTTATTTTGACCCGCCAATTGTATCTTCATCCCTGCAGCGACCTGTGGCGTTTATGGCGAAAGAGGAGTTGTTTCAAGTTCCGATTTTAAAGCAAGTGATTGAGCTTTATGGAGCTTACCCAGTGAGTCGAGGTGCTGGAGATCGAAAGGCAATTCGGGCGGCGCTAACTTCCCTGGAAAATGGGTGGGCAACCGGCGTTTTTTTACAAGGAACTCGGACAACTGATGGGCGAATTACTGAACCGAAACTAGGCGCAGCACTGATTGCGGCGAAGGCAAAAGTCCCCCTGCTGCCGGTGAGCTTGTGGGGGACTGAGGCAATTTTACACAAAGGTTCTACGATGCCGCGTCCGGTGCCGGTGACGGTGCGAATTGGCCAGTTAATTGATACGCCCAGTTCCAGCAATCGGGAAGAGTTAGAGGAGGTAACGCGCCAGTGTACAGAGGCGATTAACGGGATGCTTGATTTAGGGCGCTGA